In one Castor canadensis chromosome 15, mCasCan1.hap1v2, whole genome shotgun sequence genomic region, the following are encoded:
- the LOC109701820 gene encoding centromere protein T-like isoform X1 has protein sequence MVIIRNFHTRKPRPGLVCPALNPARLPPTLQPPVTTQSIARTTIPVGQCHFIARILLNAAAGTRCLKLRGQLGGAVSENMADFYSSDSELTTRTLLRRVLDTADSLTPRRRRSAQAGAQKTLLETPSSRRLRSQTETTARQRSHGARSIGRLAHGQASGSLEEKTPRTLLRNILLTAPESSIVMPDSVVKPVSAPQVVQSSRRKSSRGSLELQLPELEPPSTLAPGLPALGRRKQRLRLSVFQQEVNQELPLSQEPSGNADASALTSSLNLTFATPLQPQSVRRPGLARRPPTRRAVDVGALLQDLRDNSLASGNSHRTPAAALPTDTVLEDTQPFSQPLVGCSPSLHDSLPLPTHTAVEDSERAVGHRTRSRGPRLQNHKLYPWPTTSQEVTEGEGFREAEVAKELEGSSGDEDTSDRPSKRPIAEITCPELASSTPEFLQAKQPHEFLDPTPSLGVTILPSEPLEPMLARLPRRPRTAGPRPRQDPYKAGLSHYAKLFSFYAKMPMEKAAMEMVEKCLDKYFQHLCNDLEVFAAHAGRKTVRPEDLELLMRRQGLVTDQVSLHVLVERHLPLEYRQLLIPCAFSGNSVFPAQ, from the exons atggTTATCATCCGTAACTTCCACACAAGGAAACCAAGACCTGGACTGGTTTGCCCAGCTTTAAATCCGGCAAGGCTGCCTCCAACATTGCAACCACCCGTCACAACGCAGAGCATAGCGAGAACTACAATTCCCGTGGGGCAGTGCCATTTCATCGCGAGAATTCTCTTAAATGCGGCGGCGGGAACGCGGTGCTTGAAGTTGCGCGGGCAGTTGGGAGGGGCGGTGTCTGAGAACATGGCGGACTTCTACAGTTCTGACAGCGAGCTTACGACACGTACGTTGCTGCGGCGCGTGCTGGATACAGCGGATTCGCTCACCCCGCGGCGACGTCGGAGTGCCCAGGCTGG GGCCCAGAAAACCCTGCTTGAAACACCTTCCTCCAGGAGACTGAGGAGCCAAACAGAGACGACTGCCAGACAGCGTTCCCACGGAGCCAGG TCTATTGGCAGGTTGGCCCACGGTCAGGCCAGTGGGTCCCTAGAGGAAAAGACACCGCGGACTCTGCTGAGGAACATCCTCCTAACTG CTCCAGAATCTTCCATTGTGATGCCAGACTCAGTGGTGAAGCCAGTGTCAGCGCCGCAGGTGGTCCAATCCTCCAGACGGAAAAGCAGTCGGGGCAG CTTGGAGCTGCAACTTCCTGAACTTGAGCCCCCTTCAACCTTGGCCCCAGGTCTTCCAGCCCTTGGCAGGAGAAAGCAAAGGCTGAGATTGTCAGTGTTTCAGCAGGAAGTGAACCAGGAACTGCCACTCTCTCAAG AGCCTTCTGGGAATGCTGATGCCTCTGCCCTCACCAG TTCTCTCAACCTGACCTTTGCCACACCTCTTCAGCCACAGTCGGTAAGGAGACCCGGTTTGGCCCGCAGACCACCCACCCGTCGGGCTGTAGATGTGGGTGCCCTTTTGCAAGATCTTAGAGATAATTCCTTGGCCTCAG GTAATAGCCATAGAACCCCTGCTGCTGCTCTGCCAACGGACACAGTGTTGGAAGACACTCAGCCCTTCTCACAGCCCTTGGTTGGCTGCTCCCCCAGTTTGCATGACTCCCTGCCTCTCCCCACTCATACTGCAGTTGAAGACTCTGAGAGGGCTGTGGGTCACAGGACACGGAGCAGAGGACCCAGGCTGCAAAACCACA AGCTATACCCTTGGCCTACTACTTCTCAAGAGGTGACAGAAGGAGAGGGGTTCCGGGAGGCGGAGGTGGCCAAAGAGCTAGAGGGATCTTCAGGGGATGAGGATACCTCTGACAGGCCAAGTAAGAGGCCCATTGCAGAGATCA CATGTCCAGAATTGGCCTCCAGTACCCCTGAGTTCCTCCAGGCCAAGCAACCACATGAGTTTCTCGATCCAACTCCATCACTTGGTGTCACAAT CTTGCCTTCAGAGCCTTTGGAGCCTATGCTTGCCAGGCTTCCCCGCAGGCCCCGTACTGCTGGCCCCAGACCACGTCAAGATCCCTACAAGGCTGGACTGAGCCACTATGCAAAACTCTTTAGCTTCTATGCTAAGATGCCCATGGAGAAGGCAGCTATGGAGATGGTAGAGAAGTG CCTAGACAAGTATTTCCAGCACCTTTGTAATGACCTGGAGGTATTTGCTGCTCATGCTGGCCGAAAGACTGTAAGGCCAGAGGACCTGGAGCTGCTGATGCGACG GCAGGGTCTGGTCACCGACCAAGTCTCTTTGCATGTGCTTGTGGAGCGACATCTGCCTCTGGAGTACCGGCAGCTGCTCATCCCCTGTGCATTCAGTGGCAATTCTGTCTTTCCTGCCCAGTAG
- the LOC109701820 gene encoding centromere protein T-like isoform X2: MVIIRNFHTRKPRPGLVCPALNPARLPPTLQPPVTTQSIARTTIPVGQCHFIARILLNAAAGTRCLKLRGQLGGAVSENMADFYSSDSELTTRTLLRRVLDTADSLTPRRRRSAQAGAQKTLLETPSSRRLRSQTETTARQRSHGARSIGRLAHGQASGSLEEKTPRTLLRNILLTAPESSIVMPDSVVKPVSAPQVVQSSRRKSSRGSLELQLPELEPPSTLAPGLPALGRRKQRLRLSVFQQEVNQELPLSQEPSGNADASALTSSLNLTFATPLQPQSVRRPGLARRPPTRRAVDVGALLQDLRDNSLASGNSHRTPAAALPTDTVLEDTQPFSQPLVGCSPSLHDSLPLPTHTAVEDSERAVGHRTRSRGPRLQNHKLYPWPTTSQEVTEGEGFREAEVAKELEGSSGDEDTSDRPTCPELASSTPEFLQAKQPHEFLDPTPSLGVTILPSEPLEPMLARLPRRPRTAGPRPRQDPYKAGLSHYAKLFSFYAKMPMEKAAMEMVEKCLDKYFQHLCNDLEVFAAHAGRKTVRPEDLELLMRRQGLVTDQVSLHVLVERHLPLEYRQLLIPCAFSGNSVFPAQ; encoded by the exons atggTTATCATCCGTAACTTCCACACAAGGAAACCAAGACCTGGACTGGTTTGCCCAGCTTTAAATCCGGCAAGGCTGCCTCCAACATTGCAACCACCCGTCACAACGCAGAGCATAGCGAGAACTACAATTCCCGTGGGGCAGTGCCATTTCATCGCGAGAATTCTCTTAAATGCGGCGGCGGGAACGCGGTGCTTGAAGTTGCGCGGGCAGTTGGGAGGGGCGGTGTCTGAGAACATGGCGGACTTCTACAGTTCTGACAGCGAGCTTACGACACGTACGTTGCTGCGGCGCGTGCTGGATACAGCGGATTCGCTCACCCCGCGGCGACGTCGGAGTGCCCAGGCTGG GGCCCAGAAAACCCTGCTTGAAACACCTTCCTCCAGGAGACTGAGGAGCCAAACAGAGACGACTGCCAGACAGCGTTCCCACGGAGCCAGG TCTATTGGCAGGTTGGCCCACGGTCAGGCCAGTGGGTCCCTAGAGGAAAAGACACCGCGGACTCTGCTGAGGAACATCCTCCTAACTG CTCCAGAATCTTCCATTGTGATGCCAGACTCAGTGGTGAAGCCAGTGTCAGCGCCGCAGGTGGTCCAATCCTCCAGACGGAAAAGCAGTCGGGGCAG CTTGGAGCTGCAACTTCCTGAACTTGAGCCCCCTTCAACCTTGGCCCCAGGTCTTCCAGCCCTTGGCAGGAGAAAGCAAAGGCTGAGATTGTCAGTGTTTCAGCAGGAAGTGAACCAGGAACTGCCACTCTCTCAAG AGCCTTCTGGGAATGCTGATGCCTCTGCCCTCACCAG TTCTCTCAACCTGACCTTTGCCACACCTCTTCAGCCACAGTCGGTAAGGAGACCCGGTTTGGCCCGCAGACCACCCACCCGTCGGGCTGTAGATGTGGGTGCCCTTTTGCAAGATCTTAGAGATAATTCCTTGGCCTCAG GTAATAGCCATAGAACCCCTGCTGCTGCTCTGCCAACGGACACAGTGTTGGAAGACACTCAGCCCTTCTCACAGCCCTTGGTTGGCTGCTCCCCCAGTTTGCATGACTCCCTGCCTCTCCCCACTCATACTGCAGTTGAAGACTCTGAGAGGGCTGTGGGTCACAGGACACGGAGCAGAGGACCCAGGCTGCAAAACCACA AGCTATACCCTTGGCCTACTACTTCTCAAGAGGTGACAGAAGGAGAGGGGTTCCGGGAGGCGGAGGTGGCCAAAGAGCTAGAGGGATCTTCAGGGGATGAGGATACCTCTGACAGGCCAA CATGTCCAGAATTGGCCTCCAGTACCCCTGAGTTCCTCCAGGCCAAGCAACCACATGAGTTTCTCGATCCAACTCCATCACTTGGTGTCACAAT CTTGCCTTCAGAGCCTTTGGAGCCTATGCTTGCCAGGCTTCCCCGCAGGCCCCGTACTGCTGGCCCCAGACCACGTCAAGATCCCTACAAGGCTGGACTGAGCCACTATGCAAAACTCTTTAGCTTCTATGCTAAGATGCCCATGGAGAAGGCAGCTATGGAGATGGTAGAGAAGTG CCTAGACAAGTATTTCCAGCACCTTTGTAATGACCTGGAGGTATTTGCTGCTCATGCTGGCCGAAAGACTGTAAGGCCAGAGGACCTGGAGCTGCTGATGCGACG GCAGGGTCTGGTCACCGACCAAGTCTCTTTGCATGTGCTTGTGGAGCGACATCTGCCTCTGGAGTACCGGCAGCTGCTCATCCCCTGTGCATTCAGTGGCAATTCTGTCTTTCCTGCCCAGTAG
- the LOC109701820 gene encoding centromere protein T-like isoform X3 yields the protein MVIIRNFHTRKPRPGLVCPALNPARLPPTLQPPVTTQSIARTTIPVGQCHFIARILLNAAAGTRCLKLRGQLGGAVSENMADFYSSDSELTTRTLLRRVLDTADSLTPRRRRSAQAGAQKTLLETPSSRRLRSQTETTARQRSHGARSIGRLAHGQASGSLEEKTPRTLLRNILLTAPESSIVMPDSVVKPVSAPQVVQSSRRKSSRGSLELQLPELEPPSTLAPGLPALGRRKQRLRLSVFQQEVNQELPLSQEPSGNADASALTSSLNLTFATPLQPQSVRRPGLARRPPTRRAVDVGALLQDLRDNSLASVEDSERAVGHRTRSRGPRLQNHKLYPWPTTSQEVTEGEGFREAEVAKELEGSSGDEDTSDRPSKRPIAEITCPELASSTPEFLQAKQPHEFLDPTPSLGVTILPSEPLEPMLARLPRRPRTAGPRPRQDPYKAGLSHYAKLFSFYAKMPMEKAAMEMVEKCLDKYFQHLCNDLEVFAAHAGRKTVRPEDLELLMRRQGLVTDQVSLHVLVERHLPLEYRQLLIPCAFSGNSVFPAQ from the exons atggTTATCATCCGTAACTTCCACACAAGGAAACCAAGACCTGGACTGGTTTGCCCAGCTTTAAATCCGGCAAGGCTGCCTCCAACATTGCAACCACCCGTCACAACGCAGAGCATAGCGAGAACTACAATTCCCGTGGGGCAGTGCCATTTCATCGCGAGAATTCTCTTAAATGCGGCGGCGGGAACGCGGTGCTTGAAGTTGCGCGGGCAGTTGGGAGGGGCGGTGTCTGAGAACATGGCGGACTTCTACAGTTCTGACAGCGAGCTTACGACACGTACGTTGCTGCGGCGCGTGCTGGATACAGCGGATTCGCTCACCCCGCGGCGACGTCGGAGTGCCCAGGCTGG GGCCCAGAAAACCCTGCTTGAAACACCTTCCTCCAGGAGACTGAGGAGCCAAACAGAGACGACTGCCAGACAGCGTTCCCACGGAGCCAGG TCTATTGGCAGGTTGGCCCACGGTCAGGCCAGTGGGTCCCTAGAGGAAAAGACACCGCGGACTCTGCTGAGGAACATCCTCCTAACTG CTCCAGAATCTTCCATTGTGATGCCAGACTCAGTGGTGAAGCCAGTGTCAGCGCCGCAGGTGGTCCAATCCTCCAGACGGAAAAGCAGTCGGGGCAG CTTGGAGCTGCAACTTCCTGAACTTGAGCCCCCTTCAACCTTGGCCCCAGGTCTTCCAGCCCTTGGCAGGAGAAAGCAAAGGCTGAGATTGTCAGTGTTTCAGCAGGAAGTGAACCAGGAACTGCCACTCTCTCAAG AGCCTTCTGGGAATGCTGATGCCTCTGCCCTCACCAG TTCTCTCAACCTGACCTTTGCCACACCTCTTCAGCCACAGTCGGTAAGGAGACCCGGTTTGGCCCGCAGACCACCCACCCGTCGGGCTGTAGATGTGGGTGCCCTTTTGCAAGATCTTAGAGATAATTCCTTGGCCTCAG TTGAAGACTCTGAGAGGGCTGTGGGTCACAGGACACGGAGCAGAGGACCCAGGCTGCAAAACCACA AGCTATACCCTTGGCCTACTACTTCTCAAGAGGTGACAGAAGGAGAGGGGTTCCGGGAGGCGGAGGTGGCCAAAGAGCTAGAGGGATCTTCAGGGGATGAGGATACCTCTGACAGGCCAAGTAAGAGGCCCATTGCAGAGATCA CATGTCCAGAATTGGCCTCCAGTACCCCTGAGTTCCTCCAGGCCAAGCAACCACATGAGTTTCTCGATCCAACTCCATCACTTGGTGTCACAAT CTTGCCTTCAGAGCCTTTGGAGCCTATGCTTGCCAGGCTTCCCCGCAGGCCCCGTACTGCTGGCCCCAGACCACGTCAAGATCCCTACAAGGCTGGACTGAGCCACTATGCAAAACTCTTTAGCTTCTATGCTAAGATGCCCATGGAGAAGGCAGCTATGGAGATGGTAGAGAAGTG CCTAGACAAGTATTTCCAGCACCTTTGTAATGACCTGGAGGTATTTGCTGCTCATGCTGGCCGAAAGACTGTAAGGCCAGAGGACCTGGAGCTGCTGATGCGACG GCAGGGTCTGGTCACCGACCAAGTCTCTTTGCATGTGCTTGTGGAGCGACATCTGCCTCTGGAGTACCGGCAGCTGCTCATCCCCTGTGCATTCAGTGGCAATTCTGTCTTTCCTGCCCAGTAG
- the LOC109701820 gene encoding centromere protein T-like isoform X5: protein MVIIRNFHTRKPRPGLVCPALNPARLPPTLQPPVTTQSIARTTIPVGQCHFIARILLNAAAGTRCLKLRGQLGGAVSENMADFYSSDSELTTRTLLRRVLDTADSLTPRRRRSAQAGAQKTLLETPSSRRLRSQTETTARQRSHGARSIGRLAHGQASGSLEEKTPRTLLRNILLTAPESSIVMPDSVVKPVSAPQVVQSSRRKSSRGSLELQLPELEPPSTLAPGLPALGRRKQRLRLSVFQQEVNQELPLSQEPSGNADASALTSSLNLTFATPLQPQSVRRPGLARRPPTRRAVDVGALLQDLRDNSLASVEDSERAVGHRTRSRGPRLQNHTCPELASSTPEFLQAKQPHEFLDPTPSLGVTILPSEPLEPMLARLPRRPRTAGPRPRQDPYKAGLSHYAKLFSFYAKMPMEKAAMEMVEKCLDKYFQHLCNDLEVFAAHAGRKTVRPEDLELLMRRQGLVTDQVSLHVLVERHLPLEYRQLLIPCAFSGNSVFPAQ, encoded by the exons atggTTATCATCCGTAACTTCCACACAAGGAAACCAAGACCTGGACTGGTTTGCCCAGCTTTAAATCCGGCAAGGCTGCCTCCAACATTGCAACCACCCGTCACAACGCAGAGCATAGCGAGAACTACAATTCCCGTGGGGCAGTGCCATTTCATCGCGAGAATTCTCTTAAATGCGGCGGCGGGAACGCGGTGCTTGAAGTTGCGCGGGCAGTTGGGAGGGGCGGTGTCTGAGAACATGGCGGACTTCTACAGTTCTGACAGCGAGCTTACGACACGTACGTTGCTGCGGCGCGTGCTGGATACAGCGGATTCGCTCACCCCGCGGCGACGTCGGAGTGCCCAGGCTGG GGCCCAGAAAACCCTGCTTGAAACACCTTCCTCCAGGAGACTGAGGAGCCAAACAGAGACGACTGCCAGACAGCGTTCCCACGGAGCCAGG TCTATTGGCAGGTTGGCCCACGGTCAGGCCAGTGGGTCCCTAGAGGAAAAGACACCGCGGACTCTGCTGAGGAACATCCTCCTAACTG CTCCAGAATCTTCCATTGTGATGCCAGACTCAGTGGTGAAGCCAGTGTCAGCGCCGCAGGTGGTCCAATCCTCCAGACGGAAAAGCAGTCGGGGCAG CTTGGAGCTGCAACTTCCTGAACTTGAGCCCCCTTCAACCTTGGCCCCAGGTCTTCCAGCCCTTGGCAGGAGAAAGCAAAGGCTGAGATTGTCAGTGTTTCAGCAGGAAGTGAACCAGGAACTGCCACTCTCTCAAG AGCCTTCTGGGAATGCTGATGCCTCTGCCCTCACCAG TTCTCTCAACCTGACCTTTGCCACACCTCTTCAGCCACAGTCGGTAAGGAGACCCGGTTTGGCCCGCAGACCACCCACCCGTCGGGCTGTAGATGTGGGTGCCCTTTTGCAAGATCTTAGAGATAATTCCTTGGCCTCAG TTGAAGACTCTGAGAGGGCTGTGGGTCACAGGACACGGAGCAGAGGACCCAGGCTGCAAAACCACA CATGTCCAGAATTGGCCTCCAGTACCCCTGAGTTCCTCCAGGCCAAGCAACCACATGAGTTTCTCGATCCAACTCCATCACTTGGTGTCACAAT CTTGCCTTCAGAGCCTTTGGAGCCTATGCTTGCCAGGCTTCCCCGCAGGCCCCGTACTGCTGGCCCCAGACCACGTCAAGATCCCTACAAGGCTGGACTGAGCCACTATGCAAAACTCTTTAGCTTCTATGCTAAGATGCCCATGGAGAAGGCAGCTATGGAGATGGTAGAGAAGTG CCTAGACAAGTATTTCCAGCACCTTTGTAATGACCTGGAGGTATTTGCTGCTCATGCTGGCCGAAAGACTGTAAGGCCAGAGGACCTGGAGCTGCTGATGCGACG GCAGGGTCTGGTCACCGACCAAGTCTCTTTGCATGTGCTTGTGGAGCGACATCTGCCTCTGGAGTACCGGCAGCTGCTCATCCCCTGTGCATTCAGTGGCAATTCTGTCTTTCCTGCCCAGTAG
- the LOC109701820 gene encoding centromere protein T-like isoform X4, with amino-acid sequence MVIIRNFHTRKPRPGLVCPALNPARLPPTLQPPVTTQSIARTTIPVGQCHFIARILLNAAAGTRCLKLRGQLGGAVSENMADFYSSDSELTTRTLLRRVLDTADSLTPRRRRSAQAGAQKTLLETPSSRRLRSQTETTARQRSHGARSIGRLAHGQASGSLEEKTPRTLLRNILLTAPESSIVMPDSVVKPVSAPQVVQSSRRKSSRGSLELQLPELEPPSTLAPGLPALGRRKQRLRLSVFQQEVNQELPLSQEPSGNADASALTSSLNLTFATPLQPQSVRRPGLARRPPTRRAVDVGALLQDLRDNSLASGNSHRTPAAALPTDTVLEDTQPFSQPLVGCSPSLHDSLPLPTHTAVEDSERAVGHRTRSRGPRLQNHTCPELASSTPEFLQAKQPHEFLDPTPSLGVTILPSEPLEPMLARLPRRPRTAGPRPRQDPYKAGLSHYAKLFSFYAKMPMEKAAMEMVEKCLDKYFQHLCNDLEVFAAHAGRKTVRPEDLELLMRRQGLVTDQVSLHVLVERHLPLEYRQLLIPCAFSGNSVFPAQ; translated from the exons atggTTATCATCCGTAACTTCCACACAAGGAAACCAAGACCTGGACTGGTTTGCCCAGCTTTAAATCCGGCAAGGCTGCCTCCAACATTGCAACCACCCGTCACAACGCAGAGCATAGCGAGAACTACAATTCCCGTGGGGCAGTGCCATTTCATCGCGAGAATTCTCTTAAATGCGGCGGCGGGAACGCGGTGCTTGAAGTTGCGCGGGCAGTTGGGAGGGGCGGTGTCTGAGAACATGGCGGACTTCTACAGTTCTGACAGCGAGCTTACGACACGTACGTTGCTGCGGCGCGTGCTGGATACAGCGGATTCGCTCACCCCGCGGCGACGTCGGAGTGCCCAGGCTGG GGCCCAGAAAACCCTGCTTGAAACACCTTCCTCCAGGAGACTGAGGAGCCAAACAGAGACGACTGCCAGACAGCGTTCCCACGGAGCCAGG TCTATTGGCAGGTTGGCCCACGGTCAGGCCAGTGGGTCCCTAGAGGAAAAGACACCGCGGACTCTGCTGAGGAACATCCTCCTAACTG CTCCAGAATCTTCCATTGTGATGCCAGACTCAGTGGTGAAGCCAGTGTCAGCGCCGCAGGTGGTCCAATCCTCCAGACGGAAAAGCAGTCGGGGCAG CTTGGAGCTGCAACTTCCTGAACTTGAGCCCCCTTCAACCTTGGCCCCAGGTCTTCCAGCCCTTGGCAGGAGAAAGCAAAGGCTGAGATTGTCAGTGTTTCAGCAGGAAGTGAACCAGGAACTGCCACTCTCTCAAG AGCCTTCTGGGAATGCTGATGCCTCTGCCCTCACCAG TTCTCTCAACCTGACCTTTGCCACACCTCTTCAGCCACAGTCGGTAAGGAGACCCGGTTTGGCCCGCAGACCACCCACCCGTCGGGCTGTAGATGTGGGTGCCCTTTTGCAAGATCTTAGAGATAATTCCTTGGCCTCAG GTAATAGCCATAGAACCCCTGCTGCTGCTCTGCCAACGGACACAGTGTTGGAAGACACTCAGCCCTTCTCACAGCCCTTGGTTGGCTGCTCCCCCAGTTTGCATGACTCCCTGCCTCTCCCCACTCATACTGCAGTTGAAGACTCTGAGAGGGCTGTGGGTCACAGGACACGGAGCAGAGGACCCAGGCTGCAAAACCACA CATGTCCAGAATTGGCCTCCAGTACCCCTGAGTTCCTCCAGGCCAAGCAACCACATGAGTTTCTCGATCCAACTCCATCACTTGGTGTCACAAT CTTGCCTTCAGAGCCTTTGGAGCCTATGCTTGCCAGGCTTCCCCGCAGGCCCCGTACTGCTGGCCCCAGACCACGTCAAGATCCCTACAAGGCTGGACTGAGCCACTATGCAAAACTCTTTAGCTTCTATGCTAAGATGCCCATGGAGAAGGCAGCTATGGAGATGGTAGAGAAGTG CCTAGACAAGTATTTCCAGCACCTTTGTAATGACCTGGAGGTATTTGCTGCTCATGCTGGCCGAAAGACTGTAAGGCCAGAGGACCTGGAGCTGCTGATGCGACG GCAGGGTCTGGTCACCGACCAAGTCTCTTTGCATGTGCTTGTGGAGCGACATCTGCCTCTGGAGTACCGGCAGCTGCTCATCCCCTGTGCATTCAGTGGCAATTCTGTCTTTCCTGCCCAGTAG
- the LOC109701820 gene encoding centromere protein T-like isoform X7 produces MCVSWHVPSAPRAQKTLLETPSSRRLRSQTETTARQRSHGARSIGRLAHGQASGSLEEKTPRTLLRNILLTAPESSIVMPDSVVKPVSAPQVVQSSRRKSSRGSLELQLPELEPPSTLAPGLPALGRRKQRLRLSVFQQEVNQELPLSQEPSGNADASALTSSLNLTFATPLQPQSVRRPGLARRPPTRRAVDVGALLQDLRDNSLASGNSHRTPAAALPTDTVLEDTQPFSQPLVGCSPSLHDSLPLPTHTAVEDSERAVGHRTRSRGPRLQNHKLYPWPTTSQEVTEGEGFREAEVAKELEGSSGDEDTSDRPSKRPIAEITCPELASSTPEFLQAKQPHEFLDPTPSLGVTILPSEPLEPMLARLPRRPRTAGPRPRQDPYKAGLSHYAKLFSFYAKMPMEKAAMEMVEKCLDKYFQHLCNDLEVFAAHAGRKTVRPEDLELLMRRQGLVTDQVSLHVLVERHLPLEYRQLLIPCAFSGNSVFPAQ; encoded by the exons ATGTGTGTGTCCTGGCATGTACCCTCAGCTCCCAG GGCCCAGAAAACCCTGCTTGAAACACCTTCCTCCAGGAGACTGAGGAGCCAAACAGAGACGACTGCCAGACAGCGTTCCCACGGAGCCAGG TCTATTGGCAGGTTGGCCCACGGTCAGGCCAGTGGGTCCCTAGAGGAAAAGACACCGCGGACTCTGCTGAGGAACATCCTCCTAACTG CTCCAGAATCTTCCATTGTGATGCCAGACTCAGTGGTGAAGCCAGTGTCAGCGCCGCAGGTGGTCCAATCCTCCAGACGGAAAAGCAGTCGGGGCAG CTTGGAGCTGCAACTTCCTGAACTTGAGCCCCCTTCAACCTTGGCCCCAGGTCTTCCAGCCCTTGGCAGGAGAAAGCAAAGGCTGAGATTGTCAGTGTTTCAGCAGGAAGTGAACCAGGAACTGCCACTCTCTCAAG AGCCTTCTGGGAATGCTGATGCCTCTGCCCTCACCAG TTCTCTCAACCTGACCTTTGCCACACCTCTTCAGCCACAGTCGGTAAGGAGACCCGGTTTGGCCCGCAGACCACCCACCCGTCGGGCTGTAGATGTGGGTGCCCTTTTGCAAGATCTTAGAGATAATTCCTTGGCCTCAG GTAATAGCCATAGAACCCCTGCTGCTGCTCTGCCAACGGACACAGTGTTGGAAGACACTCAGCCCTTCTCACAGCCCTTGGTTGGCTGCTCCCCCAGTTTGCATGACTCCCTGCCTCTCCCCACTCATACTGCAGTTGAAGACTCTGAGAGGGCTGTGGGTCACAGGACACGGAGCAGAGGACCCAGGCTGCAAAACCACA AGCTATACCCTTGGCCTACTACTTCTCAAGAGGTGACAGAAGGAGAGGGGTTCCGGGAGGCGGAGGTGGCCAAAGAGCTAGAGGGATCTTCAGGGGATGAGGATACCTCTGACAGGCCAAGTAAGAGGCCCATTGCAGAGATCA CATGTCCAGAATTGGCCTCCAGTACCCCTGAGTTCCTCCAGGCCAAGCAACCACATGAGTTTCTCGATCCAACTCCATCACTTGGTGTCACAAT CTTGCCTTCAGAGCCTTTGGAGCCTATGCTTGCCAGGCTTCCCCGCAGGCCCCGTACTGCTGGCCCCAGACCACGTCAAGATCCCTACAAGGCTGGACTGAGCCACTATGCAAAACTCTTTAGCTTCTATGCTAAGATGCCCATGGAGAAGGCAGCTATGGAGATGGTAGAGAAGTG CCTAGACAAGTATTTCCAGCACCTTTGTAATGACCTGGAGGTATTTGCTGCTCATGCTGGCCGAAAGACTGTAAGGCCAGAGGACCTGGAGCTGCTGATGCGACG GCAGGGTCTGGTCACCGACCAAGTCTCTTTGCATGTGCTTGTGGAGCGACATCTGCCTCTGGAGTACCGGCAGCTGCTCATCCCCTGTGCATTCAGTGGCAATTCTGTCTTTCCTGCCCAGTAG